In Hirundo rustica isolate bHirRus1 chromosome 2, bHirRus1.pri.v3, whole genome shotgun sequence, one genomic interval encodes:
- the CCDC181 gene encoding coiled-coil domain-containing protein 181, whose protein sequence is MSEKEHQADVGDLTENEEYEDDFEKDPECPTDEEEKQNLGEKENPGKKEENVEAQIPKAADFQEVNEEVEENLDQLSEADVNVTVIYSNEKYLESRADIEQKDHESERESSIQKSKLENEQEVDEGEDEELKRYVLGKNEDLESQAPVDQNREQKLKFSDEMIQAPPPEDAEVGKTDLARRDDVSAGLSQLHISDDRGQKPTSLSECAGPDEERTDGKILVEKDRRFELLSLCDIESQGILPPISVSFTDIETQQASTKSPPPSSLPAASQIKETPPSASQHHPDSALNGAKDLGKQKTESASKPTKSSTYSLTPRQKELRKQIEIRKERLRREEEERKMELEELRRRENELVFKAWLQKKKEQMQEEKRHRRAKKLEELRMKEVNRDPEEAYRLWLKKKHQEYVKEKRIELLRRQTEEVCFFPTAEECDRAFREWLRRKREEKRAAELAAKERVRQIRLEARRTRKMRSIQYI, encoded by the exons ATGAGTGAAAAGGAACATCAAGCAGATGTGGGtgatttaacagaaaatgaagaataCGAGGATGATTTTGAAAAAGACCCAGAATGCCCAactgatgaagaagaaaaacaaaaccttggTGAAAAAGAG aatcctggaaaaaaggaagagaatgtTGAAGCACAAATTCCTAAAGCTGCAGACTTCCAGGAAGTCAATGAGGAAGTGGAAGAAAATCTAGATCAGCTTTCAGAGGCAGATGTGAATGTGACAGTGATATACTCTAATGAAAAATACTTGGAATCCAGGGCAGATATTGAACAGAAGGACCATGAATCTGAGAGAGAAAGCTCTATCCAGAAATCCAAGCTGGAAAATGAGCAGGAAGTGGATGAGGGAGAGGATGAAGAACTAAAGCGTTATGTCTTGGGAAAGAATGAAGACCTGGAAAGTCAGGCCCCCGTGGatcaaaacagagaacagaaattaaaatttagtgATGAGATGATTCAAGCTCCTCCTCCAGAAGATGCTGAAGTTGGTAAAACTGACCTTGCAAGAAGAGACGATGTTTCAGCTGGGCTGTCTCAGCTGCATATTTCTGATGACAGGGGACAGAAACCCACATCACTTTCGGAATGTGCTGGCCCAGATGAGGAAAGGACGGATGGTAAAATTCTAGTAGAAAAAGATAGAAGGTTTGAACTCTTAAGTTTATGTGATATTGAAAGCCAGGGCATTTTGCCCCCAATAAGTGTTTCTTTTACAGATATTGAAACTCAACAGGCATCTACAAAATCTCCACCCCCCAGTTCTTTGCCTGCTGCCTCTCAAATCAAAGAAACGCCTCCATCTGCCTCTCAGcatcatccagattctgctttGAATGGTGCAAAAGATCTGGGAAAACAGAAGACTGAGTCTGCAAGCAAACCCACGAAAAGCTCCACTTACAGTCTTACTCCCAGACAAAAAGAATTAAGGAAGCAGATAGAAATAAGGAAGGAAAGACTGAGGAGAGAG gaagaagaaaggaaaatggaactAGAAGAATTGAGGAGAAGAGAGAATGAATTAGTTTTTAAAGCTTGGttacagaagaagaaagaacagaTGCAAGAAGAAAAGCGACATCGTCGTGCAAAGAAGTTGGAAGAGCTGAGAATGAAA GAGGTGAACAGGGATCCAGAGGAAGCCTACAGGTTATGGcttaaaaaaaagcaccaagAATACGTGAAAGAAAAACGGATAGAACTTTTGAGACGCCAGACTGAGGAAGTGTGCTTTTTTCCAACTGCAGAGGAATGCGACAGAGCTTTTAGAGA ATGgctgagaaggaagagagaagagaaacgAGCAGCAGAACTCGCTGCTAAAGAGAGAGTCAGGCAGATTAGATTAGAAGCCAGAAGAACAAGAAAGATGCGGAGCATCCAATATATTTAA
- the SLC19A2 gene encoding thiamine transporter 1: protein MADAHGGRPARRSARAAGGGTCCWALPTALLCAYGFFCSVRPSEPFLTRYLLGPYKNLTETQVFNEIYPVWTYSYLALLFPVFLATDYLRYKPVVLLQGLSLIVTWFMLLYAQGLWAIQFLEFFYGMGTATDIAYYSYIYSVVDINLYQKVTSYCRSATLVGYTVGSVSGQVLVSVAGWSLFSLNVVSLTSISIAFATAWFLPMPQKSLFFHHLTSQQLSCEMKVMDCKNGAAVQDHPDVQRAPGWEDETKVPLNGEGRSAEKQKQKVDIVKALRDLWRDFLQCYSSRTMLCWSVWWALSTCGYFQVINYAQGLWEMVLPSHSADIYNGAVEAASTLLGAVAVVVVGHIKTSWAMWGEVALALFSFLIAAAVYVMDTVRNIWACYASYVIFRIIYMMLITIATFQIATNLSVERYALVFGVNTFIALALQTLLTVIVVDASGLGLDIFAQFMIYASYFAAISLVFLVSGICSIVRNCTRPEQVQSRSPESQ, encoded by the exons atGGCGGACGCGCACGGGGGGCGGCCGGCGCGGCGCTCCGCCCGGGCTGCCGGCGGCGGCACGTGCTGCTGGGCGCTGCCCACGGCGCTGCTCTGCGCCTACGGCTTCTTCTGCAGCGTGCGGCCGTCGGAGCCCTTCCTCACCCGGTACCTGCTGGGGCCGTACAAGAACCTCACCGAGACCCAG GTGTTCAACGAGATTTACCCGGTGTGGACTTACTCCTACCTGGCGCTGCTCTTCCCCGTGTTCCTGGCCACGGACTACCTGCGGTACAAGCCTGTGGTCCTGCTGCAGGGCCTGAGCCTCATCGTCACCTGGTTCATGCTGCTCTACGCCCAGGGACTGTGGGCCATCCAGTTCCTCGAGTTCTTTTACGGGATGGGGACTGCCACCGACATCGCCTATTATTCCTACATCTACAGTGTCGTCGATATCAACCTGTACCAGAAGGTCACCAGCTACTGCCGAAGTGCCACCCTGGTGGGCTACACAGTGGGCTCGGTATCTGGGCAGGTCCTTGTGTCAGTGGCGGGATGGTCCCTCTTTAGCCTGAACGTTGTCTCCTTAACCAGCATATCCATTGCCTTTGCCACGGCGTGGTTCCTGCCCATGCCacagaaaagccttttctttcacCACCTCACAAGTCAGCAGCTTAGTTGTGAAATGAAGGTCATGGACTGTAAAAATGGAGCGGCTGTCCAGGATCATCCCGACGTGCAGAGGGCACCTGGCTGGGAGGATGAGACAAAGGTTCCCTTAAATGGGGAGGGTCGTTCAGCAGAGAAACAG AAGCAGAAAGTAGACATCGTGAAGGCGCTCAGAGATCTCTGGCGGGACTTCCTGCAGTGCTACTCCTCCAGGACCATGCTCTGCTGGTCCGTGTGGTGGGCACTGTCCACCTGTGGCTACTTTCAGGTCATCAACTACGCTCAGGGCCTGTGGGAGATGGTGCTGCCCTCTCACAGCGCGGACATCTACAATGGTGCTGTGGAGGCGGCCTCGACGCTCCTGG GAGCTGTTGCAGTCGTTGTTGTGGGTCACATAAAAACATCCTGGGCAATGTGGGGTGAAGTGGCACTTGCGCTGTTCTCCTTTCTTATTGCTGCTGCTGTATATGTCATGGACACTGTTCGTAACATCTGGGCGTGCTATGCATCCTATGTCATCTTCAGAATTATCTACATGATGCTAATCACAATAGCAAC gttCCAAATTGCCACAAATCTCAGTGTGGAGCGGTATGCCCTGGTGTTTGGGGTCAATACTTTCATTGCCTTAGCACTTCAGACTCTGCTCACTGTGATTGTTGTGGATGCCAGTGGGCTTGGCTTGGACATCTTCGCCCAG tTCATGATTTACGCCTCTTACTTTGCGGCCATCTCCCTGGTGTTCTTGGTCAGTGGCATCTGCAGTATTGTGAGAAATTGCACAAGACCAGAGCAGGTGCAAAGCAGATCTCCTGAAAGCCAGTAG